The following coding sequences lie in one Kribbella sp. NBC_00709 genomic window:
- a CDS encoding glycosyltransferase family 39 protein — MTTLTDPVEATRPPRAISTQYTLGRDKVLYGGLLVLTAIAYLWGLSKNGYANEYYAAAVQAGSTSWKAWFFGSFDSSSFITVDKTPGSLWVMGLSARIFGFNSWSMLVPQALMGVASVGFVYVSVRRWFSANAGLLAGAILAMTPVAVLMFRFNNPDALLILLLCAGAWAVMRAIDSVKYSARWMILAGALVGFGFLTKMLQAFLILPAFGLAYLVAGKPALGKRLLHLVLATVSLIVSAGWWVAIVELLPASARPYVGGSSDNSILELTLGYNGLGRLSGNESGSVGGGVGNPGWGGATGLQRLFGGEFGSQISWLMPAALLATVVLVVAAGKAPRTNKTRAFALLWGGWLVVTGLVFSYMQGIIHPYYMIALAPAFGAVIGGAMSILWRRRAEWLPRATLAGGALLTAGWSFALLNGTPTWHPWLRWVVLISGVLAAGLVLLLPELKLHRSAARRAGIAAAAVLTFSALAGPTAYSIDTISTAHAGAIPTAGPGGMGGMGGGRGGGGFGGRMGTPPGQTGTGTGTGATGQPGTGGTTTGGGLPGGGVGGFLGGGGTSGVSSELVTLLQNGAKGYTWAAAAVTANGASPLQIASGEPIMAIGGFNGTDPAPSLAEFEQLVAQGKVHYFIGSGGGGMMGGRDGTSSEIATWVSENFTAQTVGSTTVYDLSTGTGA, encoded by the coding sequence ATGACAACGCTGACCGATCCCGTCGAGGCGACACGGCCGCCGCGCGCGATCAGCACGCAGTACACGCTCGGCCGGGACAAGGTCCTGTACGGCGGTCTGCTGGTGCTGACCGCGATCGCGTACCTGTGGGGTCTGTCCAAGAACGGGTACGCCAACGAGTACTACGCCGCCGCCGTACAGGCCGGGTCGACGAGCTGGAAAGCCTGGTTCTTCGGGTCGTTCGACTCGTCGAGCTTCATCACCGTGGACAAGACCCCGGGCTCGCTGTGGGTGATGGGGCTGTCCGCGCGGATCTTCGGCTTCAACAGCTGGAGCATGCTGGTGCCCCAGGCCCTGATGGGCGTCGCGAGCGTCGGCTTCGTGTACGTGTCGGTGCGGCGGTGGTTCTCCGCGAACGCCGGTCTGCTGGCCGGTGCGATTCTCGCGATGACGCCGGTCGCGGTGCTGATGTTCCGGTTCAACAACCCGGATGCGCTGCTGATCCTGCTGCTGTGCGCCGGTGCGTGGGCAGTGATGCGGGCGATCGACTCGGTCAAGTACTCGGCGCGGTGGATGATTCTCGCGGGTGCGCTGGTCGGGTTCGGGTTCCTCACGAAGATGCTGCAGGCGTTCCTGATCCTGCCGGCGTTCGGGCTGGCGTACTTGGTGGCCGGGAAGCCGGCGCTCGGGAAGCGGCTCCTGCACCTGGTGCTGGCGACTGTCTCGCTGATCGTGAGCGCCGGTTGGTGGGTTGCGATCGTCGAGCTGCTGCCGGCGTCGGCGCGGCCGTACGTCGGTGGGTCGTCGGACAACAGCATTCTGGAGCTGACGCTCGGGTACAACGGGCTCGGCCGGTTGAGCGGGAACGAGTCCGGGTCGGTCGGCGGCGGCGTCGGGAACCCCGGCTGGGGTGGTGCGACCGGGCTGCAGCGACTGTTCGGTGGTGAGTTCGGGTCGCAGATCTCCTGGCTGATGCCGGCTGCGCTGCTCGCAACCGTCGTACTGGTCGTTGCTGCGGGCAAGGCGCCGCGGACGAACAAGACTCGCGCGTTCGCGCTGCTGTGGGGCGGGTGGCTCGTGGTCACCGGCCTGGTCTTCAGCTACATGCAGGGCATCATCCACCCGTACTACATGATCGCGCTGGCACCGGCCTTCGGTGCGGTGATCGGTGGCGCGATGTCGATCCTGTGGCGGCGCCGGGCGGAGTGGTTGCCGCGGGCAACACTTGCCGGTGGAGCATTGCTGACGGCCGGATGGAGCTTCGCGCTGCTGAACGGGACTCCGACCTGGCACCCGTGGCTGCGTTGGGTGGTGCTGATCAGCGGTGTGCTCGCGGCCGGGCTGGTGTTGCTTCTGCCCGAGCTGAAGCTGCATCGTTCGGCGGCTCGACGGGCCGGGATTGCAGCTGCGGCGGTGCTGACGTTCAGCGCGCTGGCCGGGCCTACAGCGTACTCGATCGACACGATCAGCACGGCGCATGCCGGCGCGATTCCGACCGCTGGTCCTGGCGGGATGGGTGGCATGGGCGGTGGACGTGGTGGCGGTGGCTTCGGCGGACGGATGGGTACGCCGCCTGGGCAGACCGGGACCGGGACTGGAACTGGGGCCACGGGTCAGCCCGGGACTGGCGGGACGACTACTGGAGGTGGACTGCCTGGTGGTGGTGTCGGCGGGTTCCTTGGTGGTGGCGGGACGAGTGGGGTCTCGAGTGAGCTGGTGACGCTTCTGCAGAACGGCGCGAAGGGGTACACCTGGGCCGCCGCCGCGGTGACTGCGAACGGAGCCTCACCGCTGCAGATCGCGTCCGGCGAGCCGATCATGGCGATCGGCGGGTTCAACGGGACCGACCCGGCGCCGTCGCTGGCCGAGTTCGAGCAGCTGGTTGCCCAGGGCAAGGTTCACTACTTCATCGGGAGTGGTGGCGGCGGGATGATGGGCGGCCGCGACGGCACCTCCAGCGAGATCGCCACCTGGGTCAGCGAGAACTTCACCGCCCAGACCGTTGGCAGCACCACCGTGTACGACCTCTCCACCGGAACAGGAGCATGA
- a CDS encoding bifunctional glycosyltransferase family 2/GtrA family protein → MQIPGHPRVEIVVPVKNEEHDLGPNIRRLREFLDTAFPFPAEVCIADNGSTDATYEIGMLLASELPGVRIVRLEQSGRGRALKQVWSASTAEVLAYMDVDLSTNLNALLPLVAPLLAGHSDVAIGTRLAKSSRVVRRPKREFISRSYNLLLRATLSAHFSDAQCGFKAIRADVAHELLPLVEDTSWFFDTELLVLAEQAGLRIHEVPVDWVDDLDSRVAIAKTVGEDLRGIARLMRSRVDLEPIRQKYGRPRILDPRTAMAARVLRFCAVGVLSTAAYALLYLVLRQGMPAQVANLLSLLITAVGNTTLNRRITFGVRGVEGRWRHQLRGLVAFGIGWSLTAASLWLLHTAIAAPHQAVEITVLTIANLAATVVRFSLFQTWVFDDDAPTLPAFEPPAVLDQTRSN, encoded by the coding sequence ATGCAGATTCCAGGTCATCCTCGGGTCGAGATCGTCGTACCCGTCAAGAACGAGGAACACGACCTCGGACCGAACATCAGACGGCTGCGGGAGTTCCTCGACACCGCTTTCCCGTTCCCGGCCGAGGTCTGCATCGCGGACAACGGAAGCACAGACGCGACATATGAGATCGGCATGCTGCTCGCGAGCGAGCTGCCCGGGGTCCGGATCGTCCGGCTCGAGCAGTCCGGTCGCGGCCGTGCGCTGAAACAGGTCTGGTCCGCGAGCACCGCGGAGGTGCTCGCGTACATGGACGTCGACCTGTCCACCAATCTGAACGCCCTGCTCCCGCTGGTGGCGCCGCTGCTGGCCGGGCACAGTGATGTTGCCATCGGCACCCGGTTGGCGAAGAGCTCCCGGGTGGTCCGGCGGCCGAAGCGGGAGTTCATCTCACGCTCGTACAATCTGTTGCTGCGGGCAACATTGAGCGCACACTTCTCCGACGCGCAGTGCGGATTCAAGGCGATCCGCGCCGACGTGGCGCACGAGCTGCTGCCGCTGGTCGAGGACACCAGCTGGTTCTTCGACACCGAGCTGCTCGTGCTCGCCGAGCAGGCTGGGCTGCGGATCCACGAAGTACCGGTGGACTGGGTCGACGACCTCGACTCCCGGGTCGCGATCGCGAAGACGGTCGGCGAGGATCTGCGGGGGATCGCTCGACTGATGCGCAGCCGCGTCGATCTTGAGCCGATCCGGCAGAAGTACGGGCGGCCACGGATCCTCGATCCTCGGACGGCGATGGCGGCCCGGGTACTGCGATTCTGCGCGGTCGGCGTGCTCAGCACGGCGGCGTACGCGCTGCTCTATCTCGTCCTGCGCCAGGGCATGCCGGCCCAGGTGGCGAACCTGCTGTCGCTGCTGATCACCGCCGTCGGCAACACGACGCTCAACCGCCGGATCACCTTCGGTGTCCGCGGAGTCGAGGGCCGCTGGCGGCACCAGCTGCGTGGCTTGGTTGCCTTTGGCATCGGCTGGAGCCTGACCGCGGCCTCGCTCTGGCTGTTGCACACGGCAATCGCCGCGCCGCACCAAGCGGTGGAGATCACCGTGCTCACCATCGCGAACCTGGCCGCCACCGTGGTCCGGTTCAGCCTCTTCCAGACGTGGGTGTTCGACGACGACGCGCCTACCTTGCCCGCCTTCGAACCCCCAGCGGTTCTCGACCAGACCCGGAGCAACTGA
- the purB gene encoding adenylosuccinate lyase, which translates to MTKPLIPNVLAARYASLSMAELWSPEHKIVLERKLWVAVLKAQSELGVTVPDGVVEDYERVIDQVDLASIAARERVTRHDVKARIEEFSALAGHEHIHKGMTSRDLTENVEQLQIRAGLELVRNRAVATAVQLGQKAAEHASLVLTGRSHNVAAQATTLGKRFASAADELLVAIARIEELIERYPLRGIKGPVGTSQDMLDLFGGDPAKLDKLEHDIAQHLGFSHTLTSVGQVYPRSLDYEVVSALVQLAAGPSSLATTIRLMAGHELVTEGFKEGQVGSSAMPHKMNTRSCERVNGLAVILRGYASMAGELAGNQWNEGDVFCSVVRRVALPDAFFALDGLFETFLTVLDEFGVYPAVVSRELERYLPFLTTTKVLMAAVKNGVGRETAHEVIKEHAVATALDLRKGLPANDLFHRLGADGRLGLDEAQIVGIVGEPLSFTGAAVAQVGAVVAKIDDLAKRYPEAAAYTPGDIL; encoded by the coding sequence GTGACCAAGCCCCTGATCCCCAACGTTCTCGCCGCGCGCTACGCCAGTCTGTCGATGGCGGAGCTGTGGTCACCGGAGCACAAGATCGTGCTCGAGCGGAAGCTCTGGGTCGCGGTGCTCAAGGCCCAGAGCGAGCTCGGGGTCACGGTTCCGGACGGGGTCGTCGAGGACTACGAGCGGGTCATCGACCAGGTCGACCTGGCGTCGATCGCGGCCCGCGAGCGGGTCACGCGGCACGACGTGAAGGCGCGGATCGAGGAGTTCAGCGCGCTCGCCGGGCACGAACACATCCACAAGGGGATGACGAGTCGTGACCTGACCGAGAACGTCGAGCAACTCCAGATCCGCGCCGGTCTCGAGCTGGTCCGCAACCGCGCGGTGGCAACCGCCGTACAGCTCGGGCAGAAGGCGGCCGAGCACGCGTCGCTGGTGCTGACCGGCCGCTCCCACAATGTCGCCGCGCAGGCGACCACGCTGGGCAAGCGGTTCGCGTCGGCCGCGGACGAGCTGCTGGTCGCGATCGCGCGGATCGAGGAGCTGATCGAGCGGTATCCGCTGCGCGGCATCAAGGGCCCGGTCGGGACGTCACAGGACATGCTCGACCTGTTCGGCGGTGACCCCGCCAAGCTCGACAAGCTGGAGCACGACATCGCCCAGCACCTCGGGTTCAGCCACACCCTGACGAGCGTCGGCCAGGTGTATCCCCGGTCGCTCGACTACGAAGTCGTTTCTGCACTGGTGCAGCTGGCGGCCGGGCCGTCCAGCCTGGCGACGACGATCCGGCTGATGGCAGGGCACGAGCTGGTCACCGAAGGCTTCAAGGAGGGCCAGGTCGGCTCGTCGGCGATGCCGCACAAGATGAACACCCGGTCCTGCGAGCGGGTCAACGGCCTCGCCGTCATCCTCCGCGGGTACGCCTCGATGGCTGGCGAGCTGGCCGGTAACCAGTGGAACGAGGGCGACGTCTTCTGCTCCGTCGTACGCCGGGTCGCGCTGCCGGACGCGTTCTTCGCGCTGGACGGGTTGTTCGAGACGTTCCTGACCGTGCTGGACGAGTTCGGGGTGTACCCGGCGGTCGTCTCGCGCGAGCTCGAGCGGTACCTGCCGTTCCTGACCACGACCAAGGTGCTGATGGCCGCGGTGAAGAACGGCGTCGGCCGGGAGACCGCGCACGAGGTGATCAAGGAGCACGCGGTCGCGACCGCGCTCGACCTGCGCAAGGGCCTGCCGGCGAACGACCTGTTCCACCGGCTCGGTGCGGACGGCCGGCTCGGGCTGGACGAGGCGCAGATCGTCGGGATCGTCGGTGAGCCCCTGTCCTTCACCGGAGCCGCCGTCGCCCAGGTCGGGGCGGTCGTCGCGAAGATCGACGACCTCGCGAAGCGCTACCCGGAGGCCGCCGCCTACACGCCGGGTGACATCCTCTAA
- a CDS encoding SigE family RNA polymerase sigma factor — translation METEGLREFYRAHQPRLVGVISLLTGSRAEAEDIVQEAFVRLVPRWQKVSRYDSPEAWVRLVAVRLAANRHRDGNRFTQLFHRLPADHVPDPADRYAGDLEQALAGLPMPTRQVVVLHYVCDLSVAQVADTLGIAEGTVKSRLSRARDSLSDSLLLRSDDHA, via the coding sequence ATGGAGACGGAGGGGCTGCGGGAGTTCTACCGCGCACACCAGCCACGGCTGGTCGGGGTGATCTCGCTGCTGACCGGGTCACGGGCCGAGGCGGAAGACATCGTCCAAGAGGCGTTCGTCCGGCTGGTGCCCCGCTGGCAGAAGGTCTCGCGGTACGACTCTCCGGAGGCCTGGGTGCGCCTGGTCGCCGTGCGGCTGGCCGCGAACCGGCACCGCGACGGCAACCGGTTCACGCAACTGTTCCACCGGCTGCCGGCGGATCATGTCCCGGACCCCGCCGACAGGTACGCCGGTGACCTCGAGCAGGCTCTCGCCGGCCTGCCGATGCCGACCCGGCAGGTCGTCGTCCTCCATTACGTCTGTGACCTGAGCGTGGCTCAGGTGGCGGACACGCTCGGGATCGCGGAAGGCACGGTCAAGTCGCGCCTCTCCCGCGCCCGGGACTCCCTGTCCGATTCATTGCTGTTGAGGAGTGACGACCATGCCTGA
- a CDS encoding TIGR04222 domain-containing membrane protein yields the protein MDSLTPYEVAWLVGGAERAAVVTFVALATDGRLDIAYKRQRVKVARAESVYPIEAAALAVVPETGLGVGDFLAQVAATPEVADLDRAVRAKGQLRFLRWFSPTYRGLAEHPGTGVRRVAVLGVPGIEDEQLRNLLEHPLPGVPKIDPLTPVRDNTFDGSIGPSNGTWTAG from the coding sequence ATGGACAGTCTGACACCGTACGAGGTCGCCTGGCTGGTCGGCGGCGCAGAGCGAGCCGCTGTCGTTACCTTCGTGGCCTTGGCCACCGACGGCCGGCTGGATATCGCCTACAAGCGGCAGCGGGTCAAGGTGGCCCGCGCCGAGTCGGTCTACCCGATCGAAGCCGCCGCCCTGGCCGTGGTTCCGGAGACCGGGCTCGGCGTCGGCGATTTCCTCGCACAGGTCGCGGCCACCCCGGAGGTCGCGGACCTCGACAGAGCCGTCCGCGCCAAGGGTCAGCTCCGGTTCCTCCGGTGGTTCAGCCCGACGTACCGCGGGCTCGCCGAGCACCCCGGCACCGGGGTACGACGGGTCGCGGTGCTCGGCGTACCGGGAATCGAGGACGAGCAGCTCCGCAACCTCTTGGAGCACCCGCTGCCAGGCGTGCCGAAGATCGACCCGCTCACCCCGGTGCGGGACAACACTTTCGACGGGTCGATCGGCCCGTCGAACGGCACCTGGACCGCCGGGTAG
- the purD gene encoding phosphoribosylamine--glycine ligase produces the protein MKVLVIGSGGREHALAWALAQDPEVEQVVAAPGNPGIAVLRPAYDGQTIVCRSVDISDHDAVVALAQELEADLVVVGPEAPLVAGLADPLRDAGIPVFGPSREAAQIEGSKAFAKDVMAAASVPTGRAYVCTTPEEAATAIDAFGPPYVVKDDGLAAGKGVVVTSDREAALAHAAECEQVLIEEFLDGPEVSLFAITDGTTVLPMQPAQDFKRLADNDEGPNTGGMGAYTPLPWAPDDLVDEITEKVLQPTIDELRHRGTPFSGLLYAGLALTSRGVRVIEFNCRFGDPETQALLPMLKTPLGGLLLAAATGKLADQGDLSWRDAASVAVVVAAKKYPASPRKGDPIAGVDQAESDHVRVFHAGTALEDEELVTSGGRVLAVSAVGKDLAEARQRAYAAVGQIRIKGSQHRTDIALKAERGEITV, from the coding sequence GTGAAGGTCTTGGTGATCGGCTCCGGTGGCCGCGAACATGCACTGGCCTGGGCGCTGGCCCAGGACCCTGAGGTCGAGCAGGTCGTAGCGGCCCCGGGCAACCCTGGCATCGCCGTGTTGCGTCCGGCGTACGACGGGCAAACGATCGTTTGCCGTTCGGTGGACATCTCGGACCACGACGCGGTCGTCGCGCTGGCGCAGGAGCTGGAGGCGGATCTGGTCGTGGTCGGCCCGGAGGCGCCGCTGGTCGCCGGCCTGGCCGACCCGTTGCGGGACGCCGGGATCCCGGTGTTCGGTCCGTCCCGCGAAGCCGCGCAGATCGAGGGTTCGAAGGCGTTCGCGAAGGACGTGATGGCCGCGGCGAGCGTGCCGACCGGTCGCGCGTACGTGTGCACGACGCCCGAGGAGGCCGCGACCGCGATCGACGCGTTCGGGCCGCCGTACGTCGTGAAGGACGACGGGCTCGCCGCGGGTAAGGGAGTCGTCGTCACGTCGGACCGCGAGGCGGCGCTCGCGCACGCGGCCGAGTGCGAGCAGGTGCTGATCGAGGAGTTCCTGGACGGGCCCGAGGTCTCGCTGTTCGCGATCACCGACGGCACCACCGTGCTGCCGATGCAGCCGGCGCAGGACTTCAAGCGTCTCGCCGACAACGACGAAGGTCCCAACACCGGCGGCATGGGCGCGTACACACCGTTGCCGTGGGCACCGGACGACCTGGTCGACGAGATCACCGAGAAGGTCCTGCAGCCGACGATCGACGAGCTCCGCCACCGCGGTACGCCGTTCAGCGGCCTGCTGTACGCCGGTCTCGCGCTGACGTCCCGTGGTGTCCGGGTGATCGAGTTCAACTGCCGCTTCGGCGACCCGGAAACGCAGGCGCTGCTGCCGATGCTGAAGACCCCGCTCGGCGGTCTGCTGCTCGCCGCCGCCACCGGCAAGCTTGCCGACCAGGGCGACCTGAGCTGGCGCGACGCCGCCTCGGTCGCCGTGGTGGTCGCCGCGAAGAAGTACCCGGCCAGCCCGCGCAAGGGCGACCCGATCGCGGGCGTCGACCAGGCCGAGAGCGATCACGTCCGCGTCTTCCACGCAGGTACCGCGCTCGAGGACGAGGAGCTCGTGACGTCCGGGGGACGCGTGCTCGCGGTCAGCGCCGTCGGCAAGGACCTCGCCGAGGCCCGCCAGCGCGCGTACGCCGCGGTCGGTCAGATCCGGATCAAGGGCTCGCAGCACCGTACCGACATCGCCCTCAAGGCCGAGCGCGGCGAGATCACCGTCTGA
- a CDS encoding carbohydrate ABC transporter permease, with translation MTTTTAPARSSRRPTAASLLSWLLLLPCLVVFALFIVWPLGKSVSLSLHGSDLFGRPDAYVGLQHYRDMLGSSDFRHILGVTFMFVLLTVIPGVLGALIVVLLLEQHIKGIRIFRTAFALPFAFSVASASVIFATIYNPAIGLANGLLGHFGVDRIGWLTDPSWALISVAITTVWMSIGYNVLVLSAGIGAIPTEINEAATLDGAGGFRASRYITIPLLGPQLFFLIVISTIQSLQGFGQIKILTPEGGPEQSTKTLVYSIYHTAFANNASDFGAASAQAIVLLVILLICTAIQFGVLERRVHYK, from the coding sequence TTGACTACAACAACAGCACCGGCGCGCTCCAGCCGCCGCCCCACCGCCGCCTCGTTGCTGTCCTGGCTGCTGCTCCTGCCGTGCCTGGTGGTGTTCGCGCTGTTCATCGTCTGGCCGCTCGGGAAGTCGGTCTCGCTGTCCCTGCACGGCTCTGACCTCTTCGGCCGTCCGGACGCGTACGTCGGGCTGCAGCACTACCGCGACATGCTCGGATCGTCCGACTTCCGGCACATCCTCGGCGTCACGTTCATGTTCGTGCTGCTCACCGTGATCCCGGGCGTGCTCGGTGCGCTGATCGTCGTCCTGCTGCTCGAGCAGCACATCAAGGGCATCCGGATCTTCCGGACCGCGTTCGCGCTGCCGTTCGCGTTCTCGGTCGCCAGCGCGTCGGTCATCTTCGCCACCATCTACAACCCGGCGATCGGTCTGGCCAACGGTCTGCTCGGCCACTTCGGCGTCGACCGGATCGGCTGGCTGACCGACCCGTCCTGGGCGTTGATCAGCGTCGCGATCACCACGGTCTGGATGAGCATCGGGTACAACGTGCTGGTCCTGTCCGCGGGCATCGGCGCGATCCCGACCGAGATCAACGAGGCCGCCACGCTGGACGGCGCCGGCGGGTTCCGCGCATCGCGGTACATCACGATCCCACTGCTCGGGCCGCAACTGTTCTTCCTGATCGTGATCTCCACGATCCAGTCCCTGCAGGGCTTCGGTCAGATCAAGATCCTCACTCCCGAGGGCGGGCCGGAGCAGTCCACGAAGACGCTCGTCTACTCGATCTACCACACCGCCTTCGCGAACAACGCCAGCGACTTCGGCGCCGCGTCGGCCCAGGCGATCGTGCTGCTGGTGATCCTGCTGATCTGCACGGCGATCCAGTTCGGCGTCCTGGAGAGGCGGGTGCACTACAAGTGA